The DNA region tttttgtgcaatttcaaacataacttggtctattcgcgtctttaccttacgaaacatggcacgaaggctcaactagcaagttagacttgaaagagcactaaatagagtgcaacggtccgcattgatgctttcaaattgctcaactctctccgtagaggagcttttcacgtttttgtgcaatttcaaacataacttggtctattcgcgtctttaccttacgaaacgtggcacgaaggctcaactagcaagttagacttgtaagagcactaaatagagtacaacggtccacattgatgctttggaattgctcaactctccccatagaggagcttttcacgtttttgtgcaatttcaaacataacttgatctattcgcgtctttaccttacgaaacatggcacgaaggctcaactagcaagttagacttgtaagagcactaaatagagtacaacggtccacaatgatgctttggaattgctcaagtctctccgtagaggagcttttcacgtttttgtgcaatttcaaacataacttggtctattcgcatctttaacttactaaacattgcacgaaggctaaactagcaagttagacttgtaagaacactaaatagagtgcaacggtccacattgatgctttggaattgctcaactctctccatagaggagcttttcacgtttttatgcaattacaaacataacttggtctactcgcatctttaacttacgaaacgttgcacgaaagctaaactagcaagttagacttgtaagagcactaaatagagtacaacggtccacattcatgctttggaattgctcaactctctccatagaggagcttttcacgtttttgtccaatttcaaacataacttggtctattcgcttctttaacttacgaaacgttgcacgaaggctaaactagcaagttagacttgtaagaacactaaatagagtgcaacggttcacattgatgctttggaattgctcaactctctccgtagaggagcttttcacgtttttgtgcaatttcaaacataacttggtctattcgcgtctttaccttacgaaacatggcacgaaggctcaacaagcaagttagacttgtaagagcactaaatagagtgcaacgatccacattgatgctttggaattgctcaactctctccgtagaggagcttttcacgtttttgtgcaatttcaaacataacttggtctattcgcgtctttaccttacgaaacgtggcacgaaggctaaactagcaagtaagacttgtaagagcactaaatggagtacaacggtccacattgatgctttggaattgctcaactctctccatagaggagcttttcacgtttttgtgcaatttcaaacataacttggtctattcgcgtctttaccttacgaaacatggcacgaaggctcaactagcaagttagacttgtaagagcactaaatagagtgcaacggtccacattgatgctttggaattgctcaactctctccgtagaggagcttttcacgtttttgtgcaatttcaaacataacttggtctattcgcgtctttaccttacgaaacatggcacgaaggctcaactagcaagttagacttgtaagagcaccgaacagagtacaacggtccacattgatgctttggaattgctcaactctctccatagaggagcttttcacgtttttgtgcaatttcaaacataacttggtctattcgcatctttaacttacgaaacgttgcacgaaggctaaactagcaagttagacttgtaagagcactaaatagagtgcaacggttcacattgatgatttggaattgctcaactctctccgtagaggagcttttcacgtttttgtgcaatttcaaacataacttggtctattcgcatctttaacttacgaaacgttgcacgaaggctcaactagcaagttagacttgtaagagcactaaatagagtacaacggtccacattgatgctttggaattgctcaactctctccgtagaggagcttttcacgtttttgtgcaatttcaaacataacttggtctattcgcatctttaacttacgaaacgttgcacgaaggctaaactagcaagttagacttgtaagagcactaaatggagtacaacggtccacattgatgctttggaattgctcaactctctccgtaaaggagctcttcacgtttttgtgcaatttcaaacataacttggtctattcgcgtctttaccttacgaaacatggcacgaaggctcaactagcaagttagacttgtaagagcactaaatagagtgcaacggtccacattgatgttggaccaaaggtcctatattttttgttttgatgattgtatcatgctatgctatttgattacatgatctttgtgatgaatttgatggtaaattgattgaatttgagacttctcttaattggtttttcattcaagtgttttaaaactagttgtgaactcaacgatcgtttttatatcaaatgacatctaaatgagctgaatttttatagagacattaatcacatcataaggaacattttgcttgaaggaatgaataacaaattctgccgtttagtagctgaaaagctgtgccctagttcatatccgaaaattatgtttatttgtcttaattgagtgcttatgtgactaaatgatatttgtttgagctggaaacttatatgtacataagtccatatatattatgatgttatatgctctaattttgattatttgaactcaactaacctattgttcaagcatgaagctcaaatgagtttacaagcatatcttaaggtttttcaggttaagacaagagtcgtagtaatccggctgtccaagaatagtctcgtaagacttaggacaagctatgaaatcctaagcactcttgcaaatccactagaaggtgaatgttgaaaatgtccaattcagacaagaagtgttcatttcagacaaggtgtgtccaattaggacgctgtgtcaatttcagacaagcactttatggtgagtatttggtggagatttcaacaaactacattcaaaatttaaagagaggattcgaaattcaaagttggagattcgaaattcgaaattcaaaatcaagtcaaggttgttgcatgattttcgaaatttagtgtacaagaacaagaatgtggcaaggttcaagatgtgttgctgtattttttgaagatcaaaatcaaagtttgttgcaacttatgaggagataaccaagagagagattcaagcccttgaaatcaaattttcaaagttgaagctgaggagatatcttcaaaggagctttgattggctgaaatttgaaagaagatgaagccaatttcaaaagtcatgttggtaaagatctcattcaagtcaaaatggagctgttatgatcaagtgattgcatttcttcaacaagagacttaaatggacgaaaatcttgggtgaacatggccaagtatgttgtctacattcaaagacaagagaatgatatatttgaatggaggatatcaagtttgttggcagaattgttcaaagagaggctgttgcactataaaaggagaatatcaagtttgttttcaaaaaactacattcaaattcaaagttcaagtgaagatgagaagatcaagggatgatctcaactatctctacttggctttcctataaatagccatccatacaagaggagatgacacaagacttgctacaagctacatagcctattctctcaagctctctttctctccagcaaaagccaagtctttcaagtctagttctacaagcatatattgttgttactaaaaagctctccgacactttatatttcaatcctacctgtgagtctttgtcaaatttgtgagagttccctcaaaccttgttggttaaacactagagtggaacctagagcctaaaattgtatcccttaccttgtgaggttgtaaaaagtttaagggtgacttgtaaaaaaccctctgtgagttgttggtttcttgaggaaactatttatcctagtggatttgaaaatcctaagcaagggtgcttaggtagtagacgtaggagggtgctccgaactactataaatcatcgtgtgctttacttttgcttgtttattgttttgcatgctttgattatttacttgttcaatactgccattcataattcttgatcattcgattatcttgtgataattttgggtgacttgaatttgaaagttcatttctctactcaatacttgcaaaatcaaatctgcccattttgtgtttatattggtcaaaacttttctaagcattctaatattgatattctgaactgttttcataatctggtacttattatgctctaatttcagttggttgatggtttagagttaaagcttgattttcggttcacatctaaatatattgttcttaatattgatatttcagcccctttaacctactttatgaaattctgaattagtgtgttgattacttgaatcctagcatcttatatcatatatattcgtttatatacatcttatatagttgtgttcTACTTGCCCTATCatttggattaagatattgcatctgaaactgaaattgatttgaaccggttagggctatactagtaaagaccaacttctgtactttgtgtctttgtttttgtggtctattttctgtttaaaagtaaggggattcacagttggaatttggggacacaattcacccccccctccttgtgtcgcctaggtcctacaattggtatcggagcaaggactAGCTAGAAATTAGAATTAACACTCTACTAGCGTAAATGCATTCACAACATCTCATGGTGAGGCTGAAAGGTCTCTCTATGAACAGACctccatttttcaatggaaaagactatggtttttggaaaactagGATGAGAATTTTTATAAGATCAATTGACTTAGATTTATGGGATGTAATAGAGTATGGTCCACATAGGCCTAAGAAGAAATCAGGAGACACGCTTGTCgataaagaaagaagtgaatGGACAATGGAAGATAAGAAATTGGTTAGTCTAAATGATAGAGCTGTAAACATCTTACATTGTGCATTAATTAGAgctgaatttgatcatatttcaACTTGTAAAAGTGCTAGGGAGATTTGGTGCATGCTAGAGCTTAAACATGAAGGAACTAGTCAAGTAAAGGATACTAAGATAAATATGCTTGTACATGACTATGAATTGTTTAAGATGAAACCAAATGAATGCATTTCTGATATGTTTGCTCGTCTAACCACCATTTGTAATGAATTGCAAAGTCTTGGTAAAGTGTACTCAAATGCAGATAGAGTTCAAAAGGTACTAAGGAGCTTACCAAAGACATGGAAAGACAAAGTCACCGCAATCCAAGAGGCAAAGGACTTGCAGACCTTGAAGTTGGAGGAACTCATTGGGAGCTTAATGACACATGAGATTGAGCTAAAGAAgtatgaagaagaggatgagacACCTAGAAGAAAAGGAATAGCACTTGCTGCTAATTCGGATAGCTCaagtgatgaagatgaggagacacaaattgcaagaaatttcaGAAAGTTTATGAAATTTCAGAAGCAAGGAGGCTTCAAGAGAAAGGGTAACTTTAAGGGTAAGAAAAATGAACTAACATGTTTTAGATGTGGCAAAACAGGTCACTTGATTGCTGAATGCCCAAAACCTTCAAAGAAGAAGtttaaaggaaaaggaaagaaagagaagaaggccTTTAAAGCTACATGGGATAACACTAGCTCAGATGGCTCATCaagtgaagaagaggaagatcacACAGCCAAATTGTGTTTAATGGCAAAATCGGCTGAAGTCTCATCTAGTCAAGATGAGGTAGTAAGTGTTTCTGAATCTCAATGTTTTGATTCATTATCTGATGCATATGCTCAATTATGTGAATTTCATGAATCTCTAATGCTTAAATACAAGCTAGCTAAAAAGGAAATTTCTAgactaaagaaa from Tripterygium wilfordii isolate XIE 37 unplaced genomic scaffold, ASM1340144v1 ctg125, whole genome shotgun sequence includes:
- the LOC119993953 gene encoding uncharacterized protein LOC119993953 — its product is MHSQHLMVRLKGLSMNRPPFFNGKDYGFWKTRMRIFIRSIDLDLWDVIEYGPHRPKKKSGDTLVDKERSEWTMEDKKLVSLNDRAVNILHCALIRAEFDHISTCKSAREIWCMLELKHEGTSQVKDTKINMLVHDYELFKMKPNECISDMFARLTTICNELQSLGKVYSNADRVQKVLRSLPKTWKDKVTAIQEAKDLQTLKLEELIGSLMTHEIELKKYEEEDETPRRKGIALAANSDSSSDEDEETQIARNFRKFMKFQKQGGFKRKGNFKGKKNELTCFRCGKTGHLIAECPKPSKKKFKGKGKKEKKAFKATWDNTSSDGSSSEEEEDHTAKLCLMAKSAEVSSSQDEVVSVSESQCFDSLSDAYAQLCEFHESLMLKYKLAKKEISRLKKIEKVHLHDCVELKTKHDDLDITCNDLAGNIDDLVMEIEALKEHTCQGITDLQLQKLREFDEMQERVKELDSEILSWEEYESKMLDKLTNLKSEVENLNEKNQLLEMKFSQFCTSSEKLDLLFSSQRHYLDKSGIGYDPMKLNESLSGTSAMGRTSIVAAQRAKLLRARVSHPRPEFKSGEWYLDSGCSRHMTGNPTMFTTFTKKKHGGNITFGDNSKGRILGNGSVGNSSFAIDGVLYVSGLSFNLISISQLADKGFVVKFKKDKYLIKNKLKELVVAGSRSGNVYVIDFESLSSSLTCLIASSDCALH